TCGTGGTCAGCTCGCTGGGCACGTTCGAACCGGGTGGATTGTTTGGGCGCGAGGTGTACTTTGACTCGCTCACCATGTTTGTCTTTTTCCTGCTGACCGGGCGCTGGCTGGAGTTGCGCATGCGCGACCGCACGGCCGGCGCACTCGAAGCATTGATGCACCGCCTGCCCGAGAGCGTTCAGCGGCTTTCTGCCAGCGGCGAATGGGAGCGCGTGGTGACGCGGCGCGTGCGCGTGGGCGACGTGCTGCTGGTCTTGCCGGGCGAGGCCTTTCCGGCCGACGGCGTGGTGTTGCGCGGCCATACCTCGGTGGACGAGGCGCTGCTGACCGGCGAATCCACCCCCGTGGCCCGCCGGGACGGCGATCAGGTGATTGCTGGCAGCCACAACCTGGCTGCCCCGGTGGAAGTGAAGGTTTTGCGCATCGGCGGCGACACGCGGTATGCGCAGATCGTGTCGTTGATGGAACAGGCTTCCGTCAGCAAACCGCAACTGGCGCAGCTGGCGGACCGCATGGCCAAGCCGTTTCTGGTGCTGGTGCTGGTGGCAGCGGCGGTGGCCTGTGCCTACTGGTGGCCCAGCGATCCGGGCCATGCGCTGATGATCGCCGTCGCGATTCTGGTGGTGACGTGCCCCTGCGCTTTGTCGTTGGCGACGCCTGCGGCCATGCTGGCCAGCGCTGGGGCGCTGGCGCGCAACGGCGTGCTGGTGCGCCGCCTGCAGGGGCTGGAAACGCTGGCCGAGGTGGATACCCTGGTCTTCGACAAGACCGGCACCCTCACGCGCGACGCATTTGTCTTGAAGCACATCCGCCTGCGCGAAGGGGCTGCGCAAACGGAGGTGATGGTGTTGGCGGCGCAACTGGCCAAAGGCAGCCTGCACCCGGTGTCGCGCGCGCTGGTGCGTGCCGCCGAAGCGCAGATTGACCTGGGCGGCGCGCCCATTGCCGTACCGGTGCGCGATGTCACCGAAGTCGCAGGCCAGGGCGTGCGCGCTTCGGCCGAGCTGGCGGGCGCGTGGCAGAGCGTGCGATTGGGCTCATCCGCCTTCTGCGACGTTGGTCAGGATGCCCGGGTGCGCGACGCAGCGGCAGCGGCCGAGGGGCCTGTAAGCCATTTGTCTGACAGCCAGGGCTGGCTGGCCACTTTCGTTTTTCACGAAGATCTGCGCGACGACGCGCTGGCCACCGTGCAGGCGCTGGAGGCCGACGGGGTGCGGGTTCAGCTGCTTTCTGGTGATTCACCCGCGGCGGCGCAAGCGCTGGGGGCCATGGCGGGTATTGCGCAGGTGCGCGGCGCCTGCACGCCAGACGACAAGCTGGCCCTCATGCAGGCCGAGCAGCGGGCCGGGCACACCGTCGCGATGGTGGGCGATGGCCTGAACGATGGCCCCGTACTGGCCGGCGCCCACGTGTCATTTGCGTTCGGGCGCGCCGTGCCGCTGGCGCGCGCGCAGTCCGACTTCGTGGTGTTGGGCGAGCGGCTGGCTGCGATCGCGGACACGCGCCTGACGTCGCGCAAAACCATGCGCATCGTTCGCCAGAACCTGGCCTGGGCTGCGGCCTACAACGCGGTGGGTGTACCCATGGCCATGGTCGGCTGGATGCCGCCCTGGGCGGCAGGCTTGGGTATGGCCTTGAGCTCGCTGCTGGTGGTGGGCAACGCACTGCGGCTGGCCAGGCGCGACATCGGCACAACCGGAGCGGCGTGACATGGACATTCTTTATCTGTTGATCCCGCTGTCCGTAGGGCTGGTGTTCGTCATTCTGGGCGTGCTGGCCTGGGCCATCTACCGTGGCCAGTTTGACGACGTCGATCGCGAGGGGCAGCGGATTCTTGATCAGGATTGATCGGCGTCAACCAAACCCATTCGATCTTCGCGGACACTCCATTAGCTATTTTTGAGGATGAGGTGGAAATGACATTCGCCAATACCCAGGCCACGGTCTACAACGACAGAGTGGTCAGACAGTTCGCCATCATGACGGTGGTGTGGGGCGTCGTAGGCATGCTTGTGGGCGTGCTGATTGCTGCACAGCTGGCTTGGCCAGATCTGACGCACGGCATACCGTGGTTGAGCTATGGCCGATTGCGCCCACTGCACACCAATGCGGTGATTTTTGCGTTTGGGGGTTGTGCGCTGATTGGCACTTCCTTCTACGTCGTGCAGCGAACCTGCCAGGTTCGACTGTTCTCCGACAAGATGGCGGCCTTCGTCTTCTGGGGCTGGCAGCTGGTCATCGTCGCAGCGGCGATTTCCTTGCCCTTGGGCTTCACGACCTCGAAAGAGTACGCTGAGCTGGAATGGCCCATCGACCTCTTGATCACGGCCGTTTGGGTTGTGTACGCGATCGTGTTCTTCGGGACGGTTGGTACACGCCGCGTTCGCCACATCTACGTGGCCAACTGGTTCTACGGCGCCTTCATCCTGGCCATCGCGATGCTTCACATCGTGAACAACGCCGAGCTGCCGGTGGGCCCGATGAAATCCTATTCCGCCTATGCAGGCGTTCAGGATGCGATGGTGCAGTGGTGGTACGGCCACAACGCGGTCGGCTTCCTGCTCACCGCTGGCTTCCTAGGCATGATGTATTACTTCATCCCCAAGCAGGCCGAACGTCCTGTCTACAGCTACCGCCTGTCGATCGTCCACTTCTGGGCGCTGATCTTCACGTACATGTGGGCCGGCCCTCACCATTTGCACTACACCGCGCTGCCTGATTGGGCGCAGTCGGTCGGCATGGTGTTCTCGCTGATCCTGCTGGCCCCCAGCTGGGGCGGGATGATCAACGGCATCATGACCCTGTCGGGTGCCTGGCACAAGCTGCGTGACGATCCCATCCTGCGCTTCCTGATCGTGTCGCTGTCGTTCTACGGCATGTCCACGTTCGAAGGTCCGATGATGTCCGTCAAGACCGTCAACGCACTGTCGCACTACACCGACTGGACCATTGGCCACGTGCACTCTGGTGCGCTCGGATGGGTGGGCTTGATCACCATCGGTTCGATGTACTACCTGATCCCGCGCCTGTTTGGCCGTAAAGAGATGTACAGCGTCAAGGCCATCGAGGTGCACTTCTGGGTGGCCACCATCGGTATCGTGATCTATATCGCCGCAATGTGGATTGCCGGTGTGATGCAGGGCCTGATGTGGCGCGCGGTCAACGCCGACGGCACGCTGACCTACACCTTCGTTGAATCGGTCAAGGCAACTTATCCGTTCTACGTGCTGCGCCTGATCGGTGGCGTGCTGTACCTGAGCGGCATGGTGGTCATGCTCTGGAATACGGTCAAGACGATGACGGCCGGGCGGGTTGTGCCGGTTCAGATTCCGGCCATGGCTGCCCACGCCTGAGGAGGTAAATAACCATGGCACAAGAAAAAATCTCCGGCCACGGCCGGGTCGAGACCAACAACTTCCTGCTGATCGTCCTGACGCTGATCGTTCTGTCGTTCGGTGGTTTGGTTGAGATCGTTCCGCTGTTCTTCCAGAAGTCGACCACGCAGCCGATCGAAGGCCTCAAGCCATATACCGCCTTGCAGGTCATCGGTCGCGACGTGTACGTCCGCGAGGGCTGCTACAACTGCCACTCACAGATGATTCGCCCCTTCCGGGCAGAAGCGCTTCGCTACGGTCCCTACTCGGTCGCTGGTGAATTCGTCTACGACCATCCGTTCCAGTGGGGCAGTAAACGCACCGGCCCCGACCTGGCGCGCGTGGGTGGCCGCTACAGCGACGACTGGCACCGTGCCCACTTGCACAACCCGCGTGATGTGGTGCCCGAGTCGAACATGCCGGCTTACCCCTGGCTTGAGGCTACGCCCGCCAACGCGAACACGATCCAGGCGCATATGCGCGGTCTGCGCACCCTGGGCGCGCCGTACACGGACGAAGAGATCGCCAAGGCGCCAGAAGAGGTGAAAGACAAAACCGAACTCGATGCGGTGATCTCTTACCTGCAAGTGCTCGGAATCCACCGCAAGTAACCCTCAACCGAAGGAGAGCGTGTCATGGACAGCATCAATG
This genomic interval from Ottowia oryzae contains the following:
- a CDS encoding heavy metal translocating P-type ATPase, producing the protein MVRVASVMQGASAIVPPLTRVDAPAGGLASPAPRAPDDFTLLDERDTWLEFSRPLGDTQASGGAATAQPVGPGRWESTVVFEGMHCAACAGTIEQALRATPGVLEADVSAASHRGRIVWDEQGTRPSAWMRAVQRTGYRPLPAHDAFASARRQAETRKMLWRLGVAGVCMMQVMMYAAPTYFAAPGDIAPDLVNLLRWAQWVLSLPVVLFSCRPFFANALRDLRQRSISMDLPVALGMGISFVVSSLGTFEPGGLFGREVYFDSLTMFVFFLLTGRWLELRMRDRTAGALEALMHRLPESVQRLSASGEWERVVTRRVRVGDVLLVLPGEAFPADGVVLRGHTSVDEALLTGESTPVARRDGDQVIAGSHNLAAPVEVKVLRIGGDTRYAQIVSLMEQASVSKPQLAQLADRMAKPFLVLVLVAAAVACAYWWPSDPGHALMIAVAILVVTCPCALSLATPAAMLASAGALARNGVLVRRLQGLETLAEVDTLVFDKTGTLTRDAFVLKHIRLREGAAQTEVMVLAAQLAKGSLHPVSRALVRAAEAQIDLGGAPIAVPVRDVTEVAGQGVRASAELAGAWQSVRLGSSAFCDVGQDARVRDAAAAAEGPVSHLSDSQGWLATFVFHEDLRDDALATVQALEADGVRVQLLSGDSPAAAQALGAMAGIAQVRGACTPDDKLALMQAEQRAGHTVAMVGDGLNDGPVLAGAHVSFAFGRAVPLARAQSDFVVLGERLAAIADTRLTSRKTMRIVRQNLAWAAAYNAVGVPMAMVGWMPPWAAGLGMALSSLLVVGNALRLARRDIGTTGAA
- the ccoS gene encoding cbb3-type cytochrome oxidase assembly protein CcoS, translating into MDILYLLIPLSVGLVFVILGVLAWAIYRGQFDDVDREGQRILDQD
- the ccoN gene encoding cytochrome-c oxidase, cbb3-type subunit I, whose protein sequence is MTFANTQATVYNDRVVRQFAIMTVVWGVVGMLVGVLIAAQLAWPDLTHGIPWLSYGRLRPLHTNAVIFAFGGCALIGTSFYVVQRTCQVRLFSDKMAAFVFWGWQLVIVAAAISLPLGFTTSKEYAELEWPIDLLITAVWVVYAIVFFGTVGTRRVRHIYVANWFYGAFILAIAMLHIVNNAELPVGPMKSYSAYAGVQDAMVQWWYGHNAVGFLLTAGFLGMMYYFIPKQAERPVYSYRLSIVHFWALIFTYMWAGPHHLHYTALPDWAQSVGMVFSLILLAPSWGGMINGIMTLSGAWHKLRDDPILRFLIVSLSFYGMSTFEGPMMSVKTVNALSHYTDWTIGHVHSGALGWVGLITIGSMYYLIPRLFGRKEMYSVKAIEVHFWVATIGIVIYIAAMWIAGVMQGLMWRAVNADGTLTYTFVESVKATYPFYVLRLIGGVLYLSGMVVMLWNTVKTMTAGRVVPVQIPAMAAHA
- the ccoO gene encoding cytochrome-c oxidase, cbb3-type subunit II, which produces MAQEKISGHGRVETNNFLLIVLTLIVLSFGGLVEIVPLFFQKSTTQPIEGLKPYTALQVIGRDVYVREGCYNCHSQMIRPFRAEALRYGPYSVAGEFVYDHPFQWGSKRTGPDLARVGGRYSDDWHRAHLHNPRDVVPESNMPAYPWLEATPANANTIQAHMRGLRTLGAPYTDEEIAKAPEEVKDKTELDAVISYLQVLGIHRK